Proteins encoded by one window of Streptomyces sp. NBC_01477:
- a CDS encoding alpha/beta fold hydrolase, whose translation MATFVLVPGAWKGSWAFEAVVPPLERAGHTVHALTLTGLRPDDDEATAATANLDTHADDVVRVLDRHRVTGATLVGHSYAGMVISAAADRAGGRISRMVHLDAYVPRDGESCWSATNDHFRGVFAAGAAATGHTVRPPDGGDPRRRPHPLASFLQTIRLTGAVARVPRREFVYCSGWEDRTPFAGLRSRLKADPEWQVHDLPTRHDAMHEAPEAVAALLLAG comes from the coding sequence ATGGCGACTTTCGTGCTGGTGCCCGGCGCGTGGAAGGGCTCCTGGGCGTTCGAGGCGGTGGTTCCGCCGCTGGAGCGTGCCGGCCACACCGTCCACGCCCTGACGCTGACCGGTCTGCGGCCGGACGACGACGAGGCGACGGCCGCGACCGCCAACCTCGACACGCACGCCGACGACGTGGTGCGGGTCCTCGACCGCCACCGCGTCACCGGCGCGACGCTGGTCGGCCACAGCTACGCCGGGATGGTGATCTCCGCCGCCGCCGACCGGGCCGGCGGCCGGATCTCACGAATGGTGCACCTCGACGCGTACGTACCGCGTGACGGCGAGTCGTGCTGGTCGGCGACGAACGATCACTTCCGGGGGGTGTTCGCCGCCGGCGCCGCTGCCACCGGCCACACCGTCCGACCGCCGGACGGCGGCGATCCGCGCCGCCGCCCCCATCCCCTCGCCTCGTTCCTGCAGACGATCCGGCTCACCGGCGCGGTCGCCCGAGTCCCCCGCCGGGAGTTCGTCTACTGCTCGGGATGGGAGGACCGGACGCCGTTCGCCGGCCTGCGCTCCCGGCTCAAGGCCGATCCCGAGTGGCAGGTCCACGACCTGCCCACCAGGCACGACGCGATGCACGAGGCCCCGGAGGCGGTCGCCGCGCTCCTGCTCGCCGGCTGA
- a CDS encoding AraC family transcriptional regulator, with the protein MWPSGGRHLWLSGGTSALQSHARGHLVYAASGVLAVRTGSGTSIVPANRVAWTPAGFTHHHRAHGDTDMRIVFLAPSLARLIPDRPAVFLASGLAREVLLALTGPRNYDDAAPGYSRSARSRLLRVLVDELREAPEQPLHLPEPRDDRLRAIARMLYENPAGNATLAELGTAIGASTRTLSRLFRDELGMTFYEWRTQLRVHHALVLLADGHDTIRTAYACGWANPSSFIAAFTHIIGTTPGRYRSDRGTARP; encoded by the coding sequence ATGTGGCCGTCCGGCGGGCGCCACCTGTGGCTCTCCGGCGGAACAAGCGCGCTGCAGTCGCACGCACGGGGACACCTGGTGTACGCGGCCAGCGGCGTCCTGGCCGTCCGCACCGGGAGCGGCACGTCGATCGTTCCCGCCAACCGGGTCGCCTGGACCCCCGCCGGGTTCACGCACCACCACCGCGCCCACGGCGACACCGATATGCGGATCGTCTTCCTCGCGCCGTCCCTCGCCCGGCTGATACCGGACCGTCCCGCCGTGTTCCTGGCCTCCGGCCTCGCCCGCGAGGTCCTGCTCGCCCTGACCGGCCCCCGCAACTACGACGACGCCGCGCCCGGCTACAGCCGCTCCGCGCGCTCCCGGCTCCTTCGAGTCCTCGTCGACGAACTCCGCGAAGCACCGGAACAGCCGCTGCACCTGCCGGAGCCACGGGACGACCGGCTGCGGGCCATCGCACGGATGCTGTACGAGAACCCGGCCGGCAATGCCACGCTGGCCGAACTCGGGACGGCGATCGGAGCCAGCACCCGCACCCTCAGCCGGCTGTTCCGCGACGAACTCGGCATGACCTTCTACGAGTGGCGCACGCAACTGCGCGTCCACCACGCACTCGTGCTGCTCGCCGACGGCCACGACACCATCCGCACCGCCTACGCCTGCGGATGGGCCAACCCCAGCAGCTTCATCGCGGCGTTCACCCACATCATCGGAACGACCCCGGGCCGCTACCGATCCGATCGCGGGACCGCCCGCCCGTGA